The genomic region GGTTGCCACTTCTTTCTCCGAAGGAGGTTTTGCCTCAGAATCAAGGGTTAACTCCAAAGTGCAATCCACTTGAGCGATGTCCATTGCTACTCTTGCCTCAGTTGGAAACATTATCCTCATCAAAGTAACTACATAACAAGAAAAAAATTGAGTCAAAACACCTTCCAAGAGAAGAAAAAGGTAGCACACATTGGGTAATTGCACATGGAGAACTTCACTCCACATGCAAAACACCATAATCTGCAAACAATACCAACCACTAATTTTGAACACTTGACAATTTTTAAATAAATGTTACCTCGATTTTCGAGGTGCAACAGCGTCCCACGTTGACAGTCACCAGCTATTGCAAGAGAAACCGATGCTTCTCCAAGTTGTGGACCCCTTCTTTCAGCTTGCTCCAGTATCTCAATGCATAAACTATATTCAGGAGACGGTTTTCCTTCTTCAGTAATCCCAAAGTAATCCCCATGTTTTGTGAGTCTCTTTGAGATTTGTATTGCTTTTCTTCCATCAAATGTAAGATCGGAAGGCCGAGCTCCTTTGGTTAAAACAGAGACAAGAATTTTAGGATTTCTTCGCCTGGCAGCAATGTGAAGAACAGTATAACCTCTTTGATTTCTACGATTAACATCTGCAAGTTCGAGGTCCAGAAGTTCTGTTGTGATCTTTGGGTCACAATGTTCTACAGCATAGTGCAATGCAAATGCATCATCAAGATTAGTCTGCCCTTCGTAGAGTAGCAACCTCACTAGCTCCACATCATAAGAATCGAGAGCTCCGAATATCCTTCTTACATGTTTGTTAGGAAATCCGTTGTCCTTGGGTGAAATTAGCCCAAGACTTATCCGCGAGTCAGTAATTTGCTTGATAACATCTGGAGGCAATGCTTTCTCAAGAGTAATCATGTCAAGATTTGACCGGACTACCATCTCAAGGCATCTCTCAAGCAGATGCATGCAAGATTTATTGCATAAGTTTGCAACAGATAAGATCAATGGAAGGTTATCCACTTCAACATCATCAAGGACATCAAGGAGAAGCCGCTGCATGGAAAAGAAAGGCATAAGGTGGCTTAGTACCGTCTCAACGCGAAACAATGCGACTGTAATGTTACAAGTAGCAACTCGACAAGAATTATCCTCAAATGGTAGACACACAAGTCATCTGCAGCAAAGTCAGAACTATGAAAGCACAAATCCCAAATAAGAATCTGAAGAGGCAACAATTTCATTAAGGACCCATCTCAAAATTTCTAGCTTGTGCAGCTGCATTAGATGATGACTATTTACCTAGAACAAGGGGTCCCCTATCTAAGTACTGCCCCTTAAGAGAATATTCACTGATCTTACTGAAAATGAGAGGTTATGGAGCTAAATATGTATACAAGAATTAAGAATGTAGGCCCTATTAGGATCATTGTCAGTTTTGATATTTCACTTCACACACACACGCATCCAGAACTTTATCAAGTGAAAACACCAGATCAATATTATTGTAACGGACTCTAGTTTGCAAAATTTTCAGGGGGAATCACTGTATTTATATCTTTGGTTTTTAGTGTACATGTATCAACTGTCGGCATAAATGGAACCTAGATTTGGAAAGTGTTATCAAATCATGTTTGTCATGAACTGCCTATCATTGATGCATGTACCATATCAGCACCTCTCCATACTGCTTCAAACAGATTTTTATTGAACAAAACTGGAAGCACATCATTTCCATGCTTTGAACAGTTACCTTTCCTTTTCCCTATAGAAAAGTCAAAACAAGAATCCCTGAAATACCATTAAAATCACACAGCACCTTTCCATATTGAACACATTTAAGCGGACAGTTTTGAAACTGAAAGAGACACCACAGTTACGTCATCACTCACAGATAACTCAATTAATTTCCACGCCTACTTGGTTTTCAGCCTGGTTTTTCTTTATAAATGGGGTCAATTTGTTAAAGGTTTCGATCCGGTttcccttataaactggatcactcTCCTGGCATAATGGAcactttgagtaatatattcaggtggaggGACTCCTCCCCAGGTGATTGTTGAACAAAAAAAAAAGAACACGCCTACGTCAAACTGAGTTAGGAATGGATTCTTAAACCTAAGTGAGTGTTGCACCGCAGTAGGTATCTCCAAATAACTCAACACATCCTAGCACTCATCAAAAACTTCACCAGTTTGACGACTACCATGTATTCACCACAAATGTAATGCTTGTCACTGTTTTGTAAAAGCATTGAAATTAATATTTTTTGCTGAAATAACTTGATAGTGTTCTTTCCCATTCTTTTCAAATATAGCATTGAAATGTCTGACCAATATGCATGCCAGCAGGCATAATAAACAAGTGATATGAAGAAATCATCGCAACAGATAAGAGGAGGAAGAGGCGGACCTGGAAGTGGTTGGTGAGCACCGCAACCTCGAAGATGGATGCGGCAAAGATGACCTGCGCCATGAAGGAGATGGCGGGAAGGCAACCGACGTGGGCGCAGCCGTCCACGTCGGCGCAAACGCATGCTGACTTGGGAAGGTCGCGGATGCGGCCGGTGTACAGGTACTCGAGCACCAACTGCAGTGCCTCATACCCGACCTCCACCTCCTCACCCAGAAGCTCCCGGAGGTCCAGCGGGTCGTCCTCCCCTTCAGCGGCACGACGCGCGAAGACGGCATCCAGGAAGGGACTCTGGACGGAGAGCATGGAGCGGTACGCACGCATGTCGACAAggaaggtgaagtcttctggagaGCGAAAGGCGGTGGCGAGATTGTCGGAGAGGTGGCAGAGCGTCTCCACATCTGCGTCCCCGGAAGCAGCAGCACCCTCTGTCGAGACACTGTTGCAGTGGGCGAAGGCGGTGGTGACGTGGCTGGTCGGAGTCTCCATTGGCGTTGTGGCGGCCATGCGCGACTTGATCGCCGAGTTGGTGGGAGGTTTCTCTTTTGTCCTCTCGGCACCATAGAAAGTAGAAGTCACCAAACACACATGGACTCTAGGATTTCTCAGATGATTACTAATGACAGTCTTCACGGCATACTCTATAAGAGCAGCTACACCCCCAAATTTTACAGAGATCTCTTTAAGGTCTGGAATATGCTCGATGCAGATTAGTTGATGTTGGTCCATTCGGGGGATTGCATTGAAACCTAGCTTCAGCTTCCAGAGGTTAGGCATTGCATCCGCCTCAAATTTCAGCCATGGGATACCACTCGTGCACCTCAACTTGAAGTACTTGAGAACTGAAAACCCGGCCATCTTGTCAAAGAGGATCCTTTGAGCAGGCGCGCACCGCACATACAGCGACAGAGCAGTGAGGGCAGGCAATCCTCTGAGAATATCAACACAACTCATCTGCAGTTCCACCACTGCAATCTTCAGAATGCACAAGTTACCATGTTTTTTAATCCACCTAGGAATTCGGGAAAATATGACGCAGCTGTGTGGCGAGCATTCAAATCTCTGGAGAAGTGGGAGAGGTTCCAACTCATCCCAGGAAATGATTACTTTTGAGGCACCAGGAACCACAATATCTTTAACCAATGGGCCATGAGACACTACTATAATTTTCAGGTTGCCATGTCCTCCTAGTAAAGAACCCAGAGCTTCCATGTTTTTCTCTGGATGGCCAGAAGGATGTGTAGAAGAAATGGTAAGATAAAGATCTTGCAGGTAGTTCAGGTTGCCAAGGCTCCACAGACTGATGATGGAGCCAGTCATGCTGCCAATCCAATCCAGCAGATTTGTGTCAACAGGAAGCGTCAAGTGCAACAAGTGTGGGAGATATATAATATCCCACGGGATAGCAGTGACTCTTGGTGCATCTATAATATCCAGCGTTTCCAAACATTGCAGCTTTCGCATTTGGTTTGGTAGTTTTATGCACACATCACTTGTAATCTTCAAATATCTCAACTGAAACAGTTCTGAAATCCCAGTGAGGTCTATGGGGTCATGGTCGCCACAATGACCGGATAGTTGAAGGTTCAGAACACGGAGAACCTTGAACTCTCCAATACAAGGCATGCACTCGAACAATCCAACAAAATTAAGTGACCGAACCTGCGCCTTTGTGATGTTTACAGGTGTCTTGGCATAACTTGCATTGGCAAAGAGGAGAGATAGCCGACGGGCCTTATGAGAAAGTGATATATTCTTTCGATTATAATCTACTACCACAGACTTGTGTGCAAGAAGATCACGTACCACTTCATGAACAGTACATGACAACACCTTATTGTTGTAGTTGATATTTAGGGGTTGGATGAATCTTCTATCAACAAGTTCATCGAAATAGATTCCTGCAGCTTTCTCCATCCAGTTTTGATCTTTTCCTTTCCCTTTTCGTGTATTGATGAAGGCTTCAGCCACCCATTGCTTCACCAGATCATCCTTCCAGACTATGGAGCCCTCTGGATACATATGAAGATACAACAAACATGTCTtcagatgatgaggaagatcatTGTAGCTGAGGTTCAGTACTTGTCTTGTTCTTTCCGAAGCAGAACTTGACCACGATTGTGACCTCAACGAATCACGTATGTATGTCAGAAAATCCAGTGATACTGCTTTCTGTTGATTTGCCAAATGAGTAGCTATGTTGATCGTAGCTAGCGGCAAACCACCACATACATCAACAATTTCATTTGAAACTTGTTTAAATTCTTCAGGACAGTCACTTCCAGAACCAAAAAGCCTGTTAAAGAATAGCTTTCTTGAGTGATCTTCGTCAAGAGGTTTCATCTCGAAAACATGTTCTGAGTGATCAGAGCAACATGTTAATGCAACATCTTCAATCTGTGTAGTTATTATTATTCTGCTGCCACGGTTTCCATTTGGAAAGGCATACTTGATAATATCCCATGCTGATGCGTCCCACAAATCATCAATAACAATTAGATACCTGCATGCCAGAAATTCACGCATATCAGATATATTGTGTCAGGCTAATAGTAGAAATGAAGTTTGATGGGTTTACAATAAACTAGAATAAATAGCATAAGGGAACTCGGTTAACAGTGCCTTTTATCTTGCAGATGTTTTCTGATATTAATGTCGCTGATGCCAAGCTCATTAGAATTGGCATGTAGTGGCCGCTTTTTCTGGTGGAGTTGTGAGAACAAGTCGCAGAAAAGTATCTGCATATCCGGCTTTTTGGGCATCCGAATGAAAGCTCTGCAATCAAATTGTATCCCAATTCTGTTGTACAACACTTTGGCAAGTGTAGTTTTACCCAGACATCCAGATCCAAGGACAGATACCACCTTGAGCTGCTGCTGATCTGCCACAATATCAGCCACCAGTGAGTCGATAAACTCATTCATCCGGCCATCAATTACAACATGATCATTGGTTTCTTCATAGTGCATTGGAAGCATATGGCCAGTGGACAAGAATGTACGTCTCCTCAAGTTGCTGCAACAATGGAGCATATATCTATCGTACCGTTCAATGGCCTCCTGGACATAGATCCTGAAATCTGAAATTGTTTCCGCAATCTTGGGCTTCTTGGGAAGACGAGGGACAACACTAACATGAACGCGTTTGCTGGTCTTGACACCATGTTCTGACACTTGCGTGACGTATGTGATCTGTTTGTACCATTTGAGCCTCTTCTTTATGGTCATCatcttcttgtttttcttcttcttgtttttgttGAAATGGTCAGGTGGCACAGATAAAAGGCTGTCAATGTAATCCTCCATGTCGTAAGACAGATCACGCGCCTCATTCATCCAGCACATGGCTATTGGGGGATGGTCATCCACCTCTGACAGTTCATCAAGGTAGGAGCTTAGCTCTTCCACATCATCTTTGAGGAGGCGCAACCCATCCATCACCCTCTTGGAGAAGAATTTCTGAGAAGATGAATCATCTAGCAGCAGCACGTCCAGCTTCCCAACAAGAGCTCTCATGGCGCCCAAGGAAGCACTGATCACCCAACAATGGCCCTGGAGGAGATGGAACTTGGCGGTGTTGGGCTGGAGCATGGAGAGAGTGTTCATGTCCCAGCCAGCAACAGCGCCTGAGTAGCTGCCTTCGTCCTGGATCCTGGGAGGTTTCCTGTCCGAGTAGCTGCCGGTGAAGCAGGCGGCTTCGTCCTTGACCCTGAGAGGTTTCATGTCCGAGTGTCTTCCAGTGAAGCTGGCGGCTTCGTCCTTGATCCTGGGAGGTTTCATGTCCGAGTGGCTACTGATTAAGCTGGCGGCTTCGTACTTGATTCTGGGAGGTTTCATTTCCGAGTGGCTACCGGTGAAGCTGCTGGCTTCATCCTTGATCCTGGGAGGTTTCATGTCTGAGTAGCTGCCGGTGAAGCTGGTAGCTTCGTCCTTGATCCTGAGAGTGTTCATGTCCGAGCCGCCCCCGGCGAAGCTGGCCACGTCGGCGTGGGCCTGGACAGCATTCATGTCCCAGGCGCTGGGGCCCATGCTGACGCCGGAGAGGCTATTactgggggcggcggcggtggcggggagaCTGGGGAGCCCTGTAAGCTGGCTGAGGTCGGCGCGCGGGCTGTGCGTGATGGGGTCGATGCCCATGTGGAGTAGCTTCTTGCGCAGGTTCATGTTCCAGTAATTCTTGATAAAATTGCCTGTCCTTCCCGGCAGATGGGTTGCAATCGCCGACCACCTGTTTAAGGCTCAAATCATCAGCAGCAACAGAGTAGCTGGCACCGGAGTTGGAGAAGAAGATAGTAGATAGATATATAGTGTACAACAGAAGCAACAGAGAACAATATACATACTTGTTGCCGAGCATGGAGTGGAGGTGGATGGTGGTTTTCTCCTCATCGTCGGTGAAGGGTCCGCGCTTGATGTCGGGGTGGAGGTAGTTGGTCCAACGGAGGCGGCAGCTCTTGCCGCAGCGGTTGAGGCCAGCGCGCTTGGGGATGGTTCGCCAGTTGCCGCCGGTGCCATGCAACTTGATGTAGTCCACGAGCAGCCTGTCCTCCTCCTCCGTCCACGGGCCCTTCTTGACGGGGGCCTCACTACCGCAGGACGGTGACCTCCCCATTGATTATGTGTATTCTGCTGGCTCTCTTTGCATGTCCGACGGCACCGGTGTGCTGTTCTGATCGATGTTTGGTGTCTAAAAACTGAGCCAGCACTTTGCGTCCCTGATTTGGCTGGAGGAGCTCTCTGTCCTGGAGATGACGTTGAGCTAGCTGGACTGCAGGGGGGAGCTGCCTATGCCCTTGCTCGATTTTGCATTTTTTTTCCATGAGCTCAAATTTTTGTTATGAACCAAAAGTGCATCTGTCCACCTGTGCCTAAAGTCATGCTAATTGTTCAACTAATTGTATATGGGGAGCCTGATGTTTATAAAGTTGATAGTGCCTACTGCGATAGCAGAACATTTCAAAATCTGAAAACACAAACAGGGACCAGGATCTCTTCTAGGGTGTCAAATCTTCATTTATGAAAGTGGGACCATGCGTCAGCTCAGATTTTCTAAACCCCCCAAAAGGACAAATACAACATTTAAAGAacaccatatactccctccgtccggaaatacttgtcgaagaaatgcataaaaatggatgtatctagaactaaaatacatctagatacatccgttcctctgacaagtatttccggacggagggagtacattgaatGGCGCAATTTCAAGACAATTGAATGGCTGTGACAACCGGGGCGCATAGAATGGTTGCAAATCTCCAGATTTTTGTTAGTAACCGTAGTTGTTGATTTAGAAGCTCTAGATATGGCATGGAGGTTGATTTGTATGTGGTACATAAAATTCTTTCTGAAAAAAATAAATATTGTTGAGCATCTCATCAAGTGGCCACTAACGCCAATTCCAATCATGTTCCTACAAAGTTCACCCAAATTGAAATACTAGGGTTGTGTGTATACATAATACAGCATGCATCTGTGAGCCGCAGCTGTCTTTCCTCATAGTAGGAAATTTTCACCCATGTTACTGCAAGTTCATCCGCACTAAAATACAAACATCTACTTGCCTGCTATCACCTTGGTTTGAGCATCTGGTGGCTACTGACACCGGCCTAATTGAAATACTACCGCTGTGTATAAAACTATAAATATATAGCACACATCTTGAGGCACAGCTAGCTTTCATCATATAGTAGGAAATTTCCACCCATGTTACTTCAAGTTCATCCACATTAAAATAGAAACATCTACCTGCTATCACCTTGGTTTGAGCATCCGACTCGTGGCTACTGACACCGGCCTAATTCAAATACTAGGGTTGTGTATATATATAGCACACATTTTGAGGGACAGTTGGCTTTCATCATATAGTAGGAAATTTCCACCCATGTTACTACAAGTTCATCCACATTAAAATAGAAACATCTACCTGCTATCACCTTGGTTTGAGCATCCGACTCGTGGCTACTGACACCTAATTCAAATACTagggctgtgtgtgtgtgtgtgtgtgtgtgtgtgtgtgtctatatatatatcaCACATCTTGAGGCACAACTAGCTTTCATCGTTGTAGGAAATTTTTACCACGTTACTATAAGGTCATCCATATTAAAATAGAAACAAGTAACTAACAGACAAGGCGTTTTCCATCCACCAGAGATGGCCCATTTGGGAAATGTAAGCCCGGAGAGTAGTATTTGGTTGTAAAATGAACCTTTTTCCATGTGTTCTCTTGAACTTTAACATTTTTTATTACTTAATATGTTTTGAATTATTTATATCTGGGACTTGTAAATCATATGTGTACAGATTTGTCAGTAGAAATACATTCATACCATCTAAATTTAACTACTGTATTTCATTAATAAATTATACTAGAATCTAGTGGTCCAAGTTATGTTTCGAACCATGCCCATGTGCAAAGGGGGCCAATGTGAAAAAAAAAATTGGTAGCATCATATGTAGTGCGAATAGTTAACTCCTCCATGAAGGAAGAGTGGAATGGAGGCAGGCACTTCTAGCTACCCATGAACCGGCCATGGCTGCTGTTGTGACCTCTTCTATATCCAGGAAAGTCCATAATCTGATCTCCCAACCAGAGTGAGAGAAAGGGGCCGGCCAGGGAGATGGAGGCTGCGGCAGCTACTGCTTTTGCCTGTAGGATTGCACCGAAGCTGTTGGCATTCTTAGCTGCAAATCACAAGCTTCGGCAGAATCTGGAGCATGATATCACCTATATCAGAAATGAGTTTGCGTTGATCTCTGCCGCCATTCAGCAAGACGACGACCACCGCTGGAGGAGTGGACCCAGCAGAGACTACATGCAGAGGGCCTGGGTCAAAATCATACGTGACCTGGCGCATGCTGTCGAGGACTGCATCGACCGCTTCATGCACCGGGTGACCATCTCCGGGacatcgacatggcttcgccaagctGTCCACCGGGTGCAGACGGTGACAGTCCGTAAGGAGTTTGCCAAGACAATTCGTGAGCTCAAGAAGATATCACAGGAGTCATCCAAGCTGAGAGAAACTTATTACAGCGCCAGCATCGCTGCTGGCACCTCCTCTTATTCAGCAGCGTCGTCGTCAGTGGCAAGTGAGACGATGACACAGATGGCGAAAGATGACACTCTCTCAGCTGGCAGATCTGTTGGCATGGATGCGCCCCAGGATGAGCTTCTTGAGCTgatccagcagcagcaacagcagctcaaGGTGATCTCCATTGTTGGTTTCCATGGTATAGGCAAGACTCTCCTTGCCAGGCGTGTGTACCACACAATTGAGAACCAATACCAAGCTCGGGCTTGGGTCTCTGCAGCAGAGCAAGGGTTCCCAACAAATGTTCTCAAGCAGATACTCCAGCAACTTGGCATCCCCAGCAATGGTGGAGGCAACTTCAACAAGCTCTGCACAGTCCTCAGACTATACCTTAGAAGCAagaggtaaataatttaagctacTTGTTTCCAAACCATATTGGTAATTTTGTCAACTCCATCTGTGTTAGACGATGTGACCTCGACCTACAGCAGCCTACATCTTTCATATTTTTGCACAGTCCAGCAATTTTCCTAGCTAAACTCACTAGTGTCATCTTCGTGGATACAAAATGGAATTTACTCTGAATTATACTTTCCACTTGATATCTCTCCATGTTAA from Triticum aestivum cultivar Chinese Spring chromosome 4A, IWGSC CS RefSeq v2.1, whole genome shotgun sequence harbors:
- the LOC123088485 gene encoding uncharacterized protein, whose amino-acid sequence is MGRSPSCGSEAPVKKGPWTEEEDRLLVDYIKLHGTGGNWRTIPKRAGLNRCGKSCRLRWTNYLHPDIKRGPFTDDEEKTTIHLHSMLGNKWSAIATHLPGRTGNFIKNYWNMNLRKKLLHMGIDPITHSPRADLSQLTGLPSLPATAAAPSNSLSGVSMGPSAWDMNAVQAHADVASFAGGGSDMNTLRIKDEATSFTGSYSDMKPPRIKDEASSFTGSHSEMKPPRIKYEAASLISSHSDMKPPRIKDEAASFTGRHSDMKPLRVKDEAACFTGSYSDRKPPRIQDEGSYSGAVAGWDMNTLSMLQPNTAKFHLLQGHCWVISASLGAMRALVGKLDVLLLDDSSSQKFFSKRVMDGLRLLKDDVEELSSYLDELSEVDDHPPIAMCWMNEARDLSYDMEDYIDSLLSVPPDHFNKNKKKKNKKMMTIKKRLKWYKQITYVTQVSEHGVKTSKRVHVSVVPRLPKKPKIAETISDFRIYVQEAIERYDRYMLHCCSNLRRRTFLSTGHMLPMHYEETNDHVVIDGRMNEFIDSLVADIVADQQQLKVVSVLGSGCLGKTTLAKVLYNRIGIQFDCRAFIRMPKKPDMQILFCDLFSQLHQKKRPLHANSNELGISDINIRKHLQDKRYLIVIDDLWDASAWDIIKYAFPNGNRGSRIIITTQIEDVALTCCSDHSEHVFEMKPLDEDHSRKLFFNRLFEGSIVWKDDLVKQWVAEAFINTRKGKGKDQNWMEKAAGIYFDELVDRRFIQPLNINYNNKVLSCTVHEVVRDLLAHKSVVVDYNRKNISLSHKARRLSLLFANASYAKTPVNITKAQVRSLNFVGLFECMPCIGEFKVLRVLNLQLSGHCGDHDPIDLTGISELFQLRYLKITSDVCIKLPNQMRKLQCLETLDIIDAPRVTAIPWDIIYLPHLLHLTLPVDTNLLDWIGSMTGSIISLWSLGNLNYLQDLYLTISSTHPSGHPEKNMEALGSLLGGHGNLKIIVVSHGPLVKDIVVPGASKVIISWDELEPLPLLQRFECSPHSCVIFSRIPRWIKKHGNLCILKIAVVELQMSCVDILRGLPALTALSLYVRCAPAQRILFDKMAGFSVLKYFKLRCTSGIPWLKFEADAMPNLWKLKLGFNAIPRMDQHQLICIEHIPDLKEISVKFGGVAALIEYAVKTVISNHLRNPRVHVCLVTSTFYGAERTKEKPPTNSAIKSRMAATTPMETPTSHVTTAFAHCNSVSTEGAAASGDADVETLCHLSDNLATAFRSPEDFTFLVDMRAYRSMLSVQSPFLDAVFARRAAEGEDDPLDLRELLGEEVEVGYEALQLVLEYLYTGRIRDLPKSACVCADVDGCAHVGCLPAISFMAQVIFAASIFEVAVLTNHFQRLLLDVLDDVEVDNLPLILSVANLCNKSCMHLLERCLEMVVRSNLDMITLEKALPPDVIKQITDSRISLGLISPKDNGFPNKHVRRIFGALDSYDVELVRLLLYEGQTNLDDAFALHYAVEHCDPKITTELLDLELADVNRRNQRGYTVLHIAARRRNPKILVSVLTKGARPSDLTFDGRKAIQISKRLTKHGDYFGITEEGKPSPEYSLCIEILEQAERRGPQLGEASVSLAIAGDCQRGTLLHLENRVTLMRIMFPTEARVAMDIAQVDCTLELTLDSEAKPPSEKEVATIDLNETRFQMNDEHLARMSALFKTVELCKRFFPRCSNVIDKIMNDEPELASLQRDTSTERNRRFGDMHDTLQKAFSEDKGSSSFDKSGS